GCTCGCATCGCCGGTGCGCGGGTGCGCCGCGGCCCGCACCACCGGGATGTGAGTGTGCTCTGGCACGTAGAACGTGTCGAATCCGGCACGTTCGGCGGCCAGCGCCGCATCCGCGGGGGTGATGCCCCGATCGCTGGTGAACAACACGATTCCGTACCGCACCGCACGCGCTCCCATCGCCAAAATTAGAACAAGTTCTATCACGATTCCTTCGCGCCACCAAGGGCGCGGCGCAGCCGGCACGCCCGTCGCGACCCGCGCGGATGCCGAGCAGTCATCGGATGACTAGGTTCGCGTCCATGAGTCCTGACGCAACTTCCGTTCGAGATGTCACCACCGCACGGGTGGACCACCTCGGCTGGCGTCGCGGGCTTCGCCTGCGGCGCGCCCGGCCCATTCCCGTCGTCACCCAGGCCGTCGGCCTGCTGGTGGCCGACCGGCAGGCGACCGCGGACACCATCGTCACCGCGCCGACGCCGTTGCAGCCGATCGACCTCACCGACGACGCCAGGGTCGCCGAAGTCCTCGAGCTCGCGGTGCGCGTCGGCGAGGTGGTGCTCGCCTCCGGCACCGGCGTGGTGGACACCACCACGACGGTGCGCTTCATCGCCGCCACCTACGGACTGTCCCGCTGCAGCATCGACGTCACCTACGACGCCATTCGCATCTGGGCCGACCGCGGACCCGCGCTGCCGCCCGCCAGCACCATGCGGATCGTGCACTACCGCGCCCTGGACTTCACCCGGCTCGCCGCCGTGGACCGGCTGACCCGCCGGATCCGCAACGAGGTGGTCCCGCCGGACCAGGCCCGCGCCGCACTGGACGCGATCACCTCGGCGCCGCACCCGTATCACCGGTGGACCGCCACCGCCGCGTGGTCACTGATGGCGGCGGCGATCGCCGCGCTGCTCGGCGCGGGCGCTCTGGTGGCCGCGGTCAGTTTCGCGACCACCGCGGCGATCGACCGCACCAATCGCATCCTCAATCGCTACGGGCTGCCGTTCTTCTTCCAGCACATGGTGGGCGGCGCCATCGCGGCGATCCCGGCCATCGTGCTGGCGAGCCTGGCCGCGCGCCTGGGGATCGACGCCGACCCCACGCTGATCATCGCGGCCGGAATCACCGTCCTGCTCAGCGGCTTGCAACTGGTCGGCTCGGTGCAGGACGCGATCACCGGCGCCCCCATCACCGCCACGGCCCGCATGCTCGAGGTGATGATGATGACCGGCGGCATCATCGCGGGCATCGCGCTCACCCTGCGCATCGCCGACCTCCTCGACGCCACGGTGCCGCCGGTCTATCTGACCTCCGCCCGCGACATCACCGACCTGCCGGTGCAGATCCTGGCCGGTGCGGTGGCGGCCCTGGCGTTCGCGCTCGCCTGCTACGCCGAACGCCGGGCGCTGGCCGCCGCCGCGGGCAGCGGCGCCGCGGGCATCATCTGCTTCCTCCTGGTCCAGGAGGCGGGTTTCGGCCCGGTGATCTCCTCCGGCGCCGCCGCGACGCTGGTCGGCCTGGCCGGTGGCCTCATGGCTCGCCGCGCGCTGACTCCCCCGCTGGTCGTCGCCGTCGCGGGCATCACCCCGCTGCTGCCGGGGCTCAAGGTCTATCGCGGGCTGTACGCCTTGCTCAACGACGAACTGCTGATCGGAGGCAACCAGTTGCTGTCGGCGTTCGGCATCGGCTGCGCGCTGGCGGCCGGAGTGACCCTCGGCGAGTGGTGCGACCGCACCGTGCGCAGGCCGCGGATCCTGCGCCGGTTCGGATCCCTGCGCCGCCCGATCGTCCGGCGTCGCCGCCGATCGTCGCCCGCCCACTGAGCCGCGAGGCGCATGCGCGCCGCACGGCCGCCCGGTAACCTCTTATCGGACTGGTCAGGGCGCCGCGCTCGGTGGCGGCCCCGGTGTGAGGTGAGGTGGTTCGGACATGTCGGAAGCAGTGCCGTTCTCGACGCAGATCCGCAGCGCCACCGCGCAACAGCATGCGGAGGCGGAGAACTCCCGCTTCATGAGTGAGATGCTCGGCGGGTCCCTCGGCGTCGACTCGTATCACCGCTACACCGGTCAGCTGTGGTTCATCTACCGCGCTCTCGAACAGCGCTGGGAAACGTTGTCCGACGACCCGGTCGCCGGGCCGTTCATCCGGCCCGAACTCGCCCGCACCGCCGAACTCGAGCGCGATCTCGCGCATCTGCTCGGTCCGGACTGGCGCGCCGGACTGGAACCGCTGCCAGCCACCGCGGCCTACGCCGACCGCATCGACGAGTGCGCGCGCGACTGGCCGGCCGGGTACATCGCCCACCACTACACCCGCTACCTCGGAGACCTCTCCGGCGGGCAGGTCATCCGCGGCACCGCCGAGAAGCTGTGGAACCTGCCGCATCGCGGCGACGGCGTCCGCTTCTACGTCTTCGACGGCGTCGGCAACCCCGCGGCTTTCAAGCGGGAATACCGCGGCCTGCTCGATCGGCTGCCGCTCGACGATCTGGAGCGCCGCCGCGTGCTCGACGAAGGCAAGCGCGCCTTCACGATGAACACCGCGGTCTTCGAGGAACTGGCCGAGGAATTCCCCGCCGCGCAATAGCCGGATCGAACACCACGCATCGCCTGCCGCACGCGGCATTTCGGCCGTCGTGCGCGAGCGCCGCGGACATGGGACAGTCATGGTATGAGAGCGCGCCGTCGCATCGCCGTGGTTCTTGCCGGTCTCGTCGGTGCCGGGCTGGTGGGAGGTTGCGGCACGACGTCCGATCCCGGCACCGGACCCGGCTCATCGACCGCGGCCCGGATCGTGCCCTTGATCTCGACGAACGACCTGCGTCCGGCGCAACCGGACGAAGTGCACCTGTTCGGCTTCAACGATCTGCACGGAAACCTGCAGCCGCCGAGCGGGTCCAACGGCAAGATCGCCAATTACGACGCGGGCGGAGCCGCGTATCTCGCCACTCATCTGGCACGACTGAAGGCCGCCTATCCCGCCAGCGCCGTGCTCGCGGCGGGGGACAACATCGGGGCCAGCCCGTTGATCTCCAGCCTGTTCCACGACGAGCCGACGATCACCTTTCTCGATAATGTCGGAGTCGCCGCATCCGCGGTCGGCAATCACGAATTCGACGACGGCGTAGTGGAATTGGCACGCCTGCAACAAGGCGGATGCGCGGTCGACGGATGTTCGCCCGGCGCCCCGTTCGCCGGCGCGAAATTCCCCTATCTGGCGGCCAACGTCACCGACGCGCAGGGCAACTTGCCGCCCGCGCTGCGCCCGTGGACGATGCTGGAAGTGGGCGGGCACCGGATCGGCGTGGTCGGCACGGTCACGCCCGACACCGCGAATATCGTGCTGCCCGAAGGCATCCGGGGCTATCTCTTCGGTGACCAAGCCGCCGCGATCAATCGCCATGTGCCGGAATTGAAGGCGGCCGGCGCGGAAGCGATCGTGGCACTGGTGCACGACGGCGGCTCCCAGCGGCCCGAGCGGGGCGCGCCGGTGGACTACAACGGATGCGCGAACGTCACGCCGAACGTGACGGGGCTGGCCGAGCGGATCGACCCCGCCGTCCGGGCGGTGTTCACCGCGCACAGCCATCAGCCCTATGTGTGCACCGTCGCGGGCAAGGTGATCACCCAGGCATCCTCGTATGGACGGCTCATCACCGACGTCACGCTGCGTTTCGGTGGCGACGGCGTGCAGGCGTCGGCGGTCAATCGCGTCGTGACCCGCGAGGTGACGCCGGACGCCCCGACGACCGCGCTGATCGACTTCTACACCGAGCAATCGCGGCCGCGCGCGGGCCGCGTCGTCGGCGCGACCGCGAACGCCCTGCCGCACGATCCCGGCCCGGCGGGCACCTCACCGCTGGGAGACGTGATCGCCGATTCCATGCTGTCGGTCACCGCGGGCCCGGCCGCCGCCGTCGCCGCCTTCATGAACCCCGGCGGCGTGCGCGCCGATCTGAAACAGGGGCCGATCACCTACGGCGACCTGTTCACCGTTCAACCGTTCGGCAACCAGGTCGTCACGCTCACCCTGACCGGCAGCCAGATCCTGCGCCTGCTGGAACAGCAGTGGACCATCGCCGCGGGCAAACCGACGATCCTGTCTCTCGCGGGCATCAGCTACGCCTACTCCGACACCGCCCCCACGGGCGCGAAGGTGATCGCCGACAGCGTCCGCATCGCAGGTCAGCCGCTGAATCCGGTCGCCACGTATCGCGTGACGACCAACAACTTCCTGGCTTCGGGCGGCGACGGATTCACCGTGTTCACCGAGGGCGCCGATACTGCGGTGGGCCCGACCGACCTGGACGCCTTCGAGGCGTTCTTGCGCGACAAGCCCCCGCTGCAGGCGCCGCCCGCCCGGGTCGAGAAGAAGTAGCGAGACCGGACGCTGCCAAGTTGCTGGACACCCGACCAGAACGCGGGTAACTGGAAATCTTTGTAACACATACCGTTTGACCTGCACAGACGGTGACCAGCCCCACAGCCCGAACGGGTCATGATCGCTTGCCGGGCCCACGCACGGTCGGTTACTGTTCAGTAATAAGTCAGGACGAAGGTGTTCCTACTTTCGGCCCGACGTCTGTCGCTGGGGGCCGAATCACGCTGTCCGCATCCATTG
Above is a genomic segment from Nocardia sputorum containing:
- a CDS encoding bifunctional metallophosphatase/5'-nucleotidase → MRARRRIAVVLAGLVGAGLVGGCGTTSDPGTGPGSSTAARIVPLISTNDLRPAQPDEVHLFGFNDLHGNLQPPSGSNGKIANYDAGGAAYLATHLARLKAAYPASAVLAAGDNIGASPLISSLFHDEPTITFLDNVGVAASAVGNHEFDDGVVELARLQQGGCAVDGCSPGAPFAGAKFPYLAANVTDAQGNLPPALRPWTMLEVGGHRIGVVGTVTPDTANIVLPEGIRGYLFGDQAAAINRHVPELKAAGAEAIVALVHDGGSQRPERGAPVDYNGCANVTPNVTGLAERIDPAVRAVFTAHSHQPYVCTVAGKVITQASSYGRLITDVTLRFGGDGVQASAVNRVVTREVTPDAPTTALIDFYTEQSRPRAGRVVGATANALPHDPGPAGTSPLGDVIADSMLSVTAGPAAAVAAFMNPGGVRADLKQGPITYGDLFTVQPFGNQVVTLTLTGSQILRLLEQQWTIAAGKPTILSLAGISYAYSDTAPTGAKVIADSVRIAGQPLNPVATYRVTTNNFLASGGDGFTVFTEGADTAVGPTDLDAFEAFLRDKPPLQAPPARVEKK
- a CDS encoding threonine/serine ThrE exporter family protein, whose protein sequence is MSPDATSVRDVTTARVDHLGWRRGLRLRRARPIPVVTQAVGLLVADRQATADTIVTAPTPLQPIDLTDDARVAEVLELAVRVGEVVLASGTGVVDTTTTVRFIAATYGLSRCSIDVTYDAIRIWADRGPALPPASTMRIVHYRALDFTRLAAVDRLTRRIRNEVVPPDQARAALDAITSAPHPYHRWTATAAWSLMAAAIAALLGAGALVAAVSFATTAAIDRTNRILNRYGLPFFFQHMVGGAIAAIPAIVLASLAARLGIDADPTLIIAAGITVLLSGLQLVGSVQDAITGAPITATARMLEVMMMTGGIIAGIALTLRIADLLDATVPPVYLTSARDITDLPVQILAGAVAALAFALACYAERRALAAAAGSGAAGIICFLLVQEAGFGPVISSGAAATLVGLAGGLMARRALTPPLVVAVAGITPLLPGLKVYRGLYALLNDELLIGGNQLLSAFGIGCALAAGVTLGEWCDRTVRRPRILRRFGSLRRPIVRRRRRSSPAH
- a CDS encoding heme oxygenase (biliverdin-producing); translated protein: MSEAVPFSTQIRSATAQQHAEAENSRFMSEMLGGSLGVDSYHRYTGQLWFIYRALEQRWETLSDDPVAGPFIRPELARTAELERDLAHLLGPDWRAGLEPLPATAAYADRIDECARDWPAGYIAHHYTRYLGDLSGGQVIRGTAEKLWNLPHRGDGVRFYVFDGVGNPAAFKREYRGLLDRLPLDDLERRRVLDEGKRAFTMNTAVFEELAEEFPAAQ